A region of the Culex quinquefasciatus strain JHB chromosome 1, VPISU_Cqui_1.0_pri_paternal, whole genome shotgun sequence genome:
agaaattcagaaattcagaaattcagaaattcagaaattcagaaattcagaaattcagaaattcagaaattcggaaattcagaaattcagaaattcagaaattcagaaattcagaaattcagaaattcagaaattcagaaatttagaaattcagaaattcagaaattcagaaattcagaaattcagaaattcagaaattcagaaattcagaaattcagaaattcagaaattcagaaattcagaaattcagaaattcagaaattcagaaattctgaaattcagaaattcagaaattctgaaattctgaaattctgaaattcagaaattcagaaattcagaaattcagaaattcagaaatttagaaattcagaaattcagaaattcagaaattcagaaattcagaaattcagaaattcagaaattcagaaattcagaaattcagaaattcagaaattaagtaattcagaaattcagaaattccgaCATTCaggaattcagaaattcagaaaatcagaaattcagaaattcagaaattcagaaatttagaaattcagaaattcagaaattcagaaattcagaaattcagaaattcagaaattcagaaattcagaaattcagaaattcagaaattccgaaattccgaaattccgaaattccgaaattccgaaattccgaaattccgaaattccgaaattccgaaattccgaaattccgaaattccgaaattccgaaattccgaaattccgaaattccgaaattccgaaattccgaaattcagaaattcagaaattcagaaattcagaaattcagaaattcagaaattcagaaattcagaaattcagaaattcagaaattcagaaattcagaaattcagaaattcagaaattcagaaattcagaaaattcagaaattcagaaattctgaaattctgaaattcagaaattcagaaattctgaaattcagaaattcagaaattcagaaattcagaaattcagaaattcagaattatagaatttcagaattattattctgaatttctgaatttctgaatttctgaatttctgaatttctgaatttctgaaattctgaaattctgaaattctgaaattctgaaattctgaaattctgaaattctgaaattctgaaattctgaaattctgaaattctgaaattctgaaattctgaaattctgaaattctgaaattctgaaattctgaaattctgaaattctgaaattctgaaatttgaaattctgaaattctgaaattctgaaattctgaaattctgaaattctgaaattctgaaattctgaaattctgaaattctgaaattctgaaattctgaaattctgaaattctgaaattctgaaattttgaaattaagaaattttgaaattgtgaacttaagaaatttagaaattaagaaatattgaaattatgaactaaagaaatttacaaattaacaaattctgaaattttttctaaatttgttaatttgttaatttgttaatttcttacattcttaatttcttaatttcctaatttcctaatttcttaatttcttaatttcttaatttcttaatttcttaatttcttaatttcttaatttcttaatttcttaatttcttaatttctgaatttcttattttcttaatttcttaatttctgaatttcttaatttcttaatttcttaatttcttaatttcttaatttcttaattttttaatttcttaagttcttaatttcttaatttcttaatttcttaatttcttaatttcttaatttcttaatttcttaatttcttaatttcttaatttcttaatttcttaatttcttaatttcttaatttcttaatttcttaatttcttaatttcttaatttcttaatttcttaatttcttaatttcttaatttcttaatttcttaatttcttaatttcttaatttctttatttcttaatttcttaatttcttaatttcttaatttcttaatttcttaatttcttaatttcttaatttcttaatttcttaatttcttaatttcttaatttcttaatttcttaatttcttaatttcttaatttcttaatttcttaatttcttaatttcttaatttcttaatttcttaatttcttaatttcttaatttcttaatttcttaatttcttaatttcttaatttcttaatttcttaatttcttaatttcttaatttcttaatttcttaatttcttaatttcttaatttcttaatttcttaatttcttaatttcttaatttcttaatttcttaatttcttaatttcttaatttcttaatttcttaatttcttaatttcttaatttcttaatttcttaatttcttaatttctttatttctttatttcttaatttcttaatttcttaatttcttaatttcttaatttcttaatttcttaatttcttaatatctTAATATCTTTATTTCTTTACTTATTTACGGTTTGGGGGCTGTCCAAAATATGTCAACTACCACTTcggtttttaagaatttgacggttttagcTACAACTCTAGCTACGAAAATCACCCGACTTCAATAACTCCAATCACGACTACACATTCCTGCTTTCATAAATAACATCAATTCCATTCCattacttgcttttcttcttaaTTTCTCCCACCCTTCTAACCTTCAGCCAGAACTATGATGCAATTATTAAATCTTTattccataaaaataaatatgaaaaaaatctaattttttccatgttttcaactttccgtgcatggtaaaccgtacacactttgatctagcgtactgtttaaaaatgttctatGTTTATGGGAAACACTCGTATCATAGGTGGCAatcaacattttccttgaattacatacatttcatgctgtgaaataaaatcaaaattctttcttgttatttgaaaacgtaaaaacccactttaaaataatttgaggtagcctatcgcctcttttcaaaactttgtcgaCATCAACATCAGCCGATTCCATTGTTGCTATTTTGGCATCGGAAAAATCTCATGTGTTTGCCACAAAACGCTTGAAACGCTTGCCTGCTTGAAATAttcacggaaatatttcacagcGTTATTTGGTTTGTGTCCATGGTGTCACGGCAGCAATATGGCTGACAGGACAGGCATCGAACTACGATGcactgacattttagcaaagcatggtagtgactatgctttcgatgtcggtcatcttacgatgctcgtgcatcgaaaatcaaaagtcggaaaatcacattttcggggctttccggcaattagtatttgtttttattgttcgtactgccatgaacaatcaatctaaactattttaccacttaacttggtcgaaaaatatgagttttcgaccaaatttaaccacgagcatcgaaagccgctttcgatgtcggtcatcgaaaaatccatgaaaatccacccgAAGAGGCGTGGACAGCACACTCGGTCATCCAGAACGAGGAGGACTCGGAGGACATCGGCGCCTTTCCGAAGGCCAAAGGACCAAAGGCATCGAAACCGCAtttaaaaaactgaacaaaaagcAGAAATAAACACTTTTATTTATTGGTTTTGTTTGAATCTTATAGCAAAAACTGATTTCTCGCAAGTACCGGCAGGACAAACCGGAAATCGACTGCTGGAGGCTTGGGTGGGACCAGGAAGACGATAGCGTCATCACCAGACTTGATGGCCTTTAGATGATCCTCGGTGGACTTGCCGGAACGACGAAAGATGTTCTCCGTGATCTTGCTGAACTCCCTAGCAATGTGAGCGGTGTGGCAATCCAGCACGGGGTATCCGTTGGAGATCTGACCGGGTTTGTTCAGCACGATGACCTAGGCGGTGATTCTTCGAGTTGTCTCCGGGCACAGCCTCCGGCAGGGCTTCTTAGTGCATTTTGACGGACTTGACATCAGTGGTCAGGTTGATCAGGGCGAAACTGGGCTTGGTCACACCGGTTTCCGTTCCCGTACCGCCGATTTTGTTGACGTCCTTTAGGGGCAGATGCAAACGGAAGATTGTTTTTCTAAGCGTTCCGGGGATAAGCAGCTTACAGTCCCGAGTTACGGTTCAGCGCCCTCTGTAGGTTCTTACTTTTACGACCACATCCAAATTCTTCGTGTGCGGTAGTTGTACTCGTTGATCTCGACCTTCTTGCCTTGGAGCACGTCCTGCAGAGTTTTCAGCATAAACTCCTCGTTGAACGCGTCCGGATGGTCAAAGTTGAACTGACCCTTCTCGGCGCGGAATTCTCCGCGGAGGTTAGCTCCCGGTAAAAACTGTTCTGGCTGAACGAGATTACTTTTCGCTGCGTGTGGTTTATGTCAGCCTGGCCCAGCTGTTCCATGATCCGTTTGCAGACCGTCGACTTTCCGCTGACGTTTCCTCCCGCCACTCGACGGACCTTGTTCACTGTCTTCTGGACCGTTGCACCTTCTGCTACAGGATCATGTCCTGATCCGCGATGGCGGTTATCAAGCGATTTTGGCCGCAGCTCCGTCTCGACGTCCACTTTGTCGATGAACACGAATTACTTTCTATGCTCCTTGTAGATCGAAAACAGTCGTTGTTTGTTGCATTTTCGGGGTGTCACTTCTTTGCTTTTGAACCAATTCAGGTCGCGCATGAGCCGCTTCCGCTAGATCAGCATCGTATCGTGGGAAAGGCATGTCCACGTAGAAGCGAAGTCTTCTCTCGGTTCTCCCGAACCCTCTGACATTGACCACGACCTTCAACCACAGACAAACTTCAACCTCCAACTCTGCAACGGATCCCGATATCACCCACACTAAAAATCCGTGGCCGGTGGGGTGGTGAATGACCTGTAGCAGAGACCGTTCCGACGTCAGCGGTCAAGACGACATGGACACGGAGATAAATCCGGGAATTGAGCATGTTGTTTCCCGTAGTCTGTGTCCGACCTGAAGGGGCTGCTTCCAGggtgtttctgaaaaattgaatgAACAAAGAGATTAACTTCCTGAAGACGTCGATTGAGGACAAAAGTTTAGTCGTGGGAACCGATTTGGTTGTGCAGCGGACCTGAGAAAGATGACATTTGCCCTTTACGCAGGGAATCTACTCCCACTTGACAATTAGATGTAATCCGAGATTGTCCGCACCTGTAATAATCCCCGGAATCTTTACTCAAGTAGTTGACTTACCTTTTGAACCTTCAGcatcattttttgtttgtatacACAGCTAACTGTCAAAGTTACGATTCGAAAATTCCGTAACCAGGCTATACAAAATTTCAGGAGAAAAATTGAGTAACTTTGAGTAACATTGAgtcattttgagaaattgagtcaCTCGGCTACTCTCTGTCCTACCccttggatgaaaataaacatttttatacatgtttctattgtgaaattgtctcaggaacacgaatatgataaaattatcaccaagaaatgggatctaaggggtccccgagcaaagatttacaaccaaaaaaatcactaaaagtaaaagtgtctatttaatatgttaaactgccttacccaaagcgttctcagtctcagatggtagtcccagatgtcccctacaagctgcaggtcgaaccgagttgatatctggatggaacacttttttatttgagtttgaaaattatgctattttttcactaaaatgccaataactccctttagaaataaccaattgagatgctctaccctgcattttgttgcattttttaagccctttcaggtgcattttgaattttgaaaataaattgaattttgcctaagttatagcctttttaagatttttgacgtttttgaaccttcaaactttgtgtcccgatttgccccacttcccgttgacctagagtgctcatattttggccagatgctagttttatatgtacaaacaacccctgaaaatttcaggcagattggtgaggtccaaacgacgtcccatacaaaggggtatgccctgttcgtggactcgctcttaatttgATCACCTGGAGTTCAATGAGAGACGAACATTGAAgtttcttggatttttttttatttgtggtttcagctgtatttttttgtacctatttttaaatgtgatgaaaaaaaaaaaaacgttacttaatccaccggaaggtggttgctgccttcctcctaaaagccttgcaaccacacactacgaaagctttggctaacgcttacttagtaaagacactatacatctgagtgctgccatctaggtatgataaatttaatgaaccatttgaaagcactgcagtgtttgtgtgcgtgcactgagcgtaaagttccgacagctatccgccggagctttcaaattatgtaaataatgaccctttttagtatcaaccaaaacagtttttcgaacatatcttttaaagtactgcaccaagccggatgaaatttaaaaaagacttaaagaacctgaaggcaaatccaaaacatagatccggacaaaatcggtcgagccagttccgagaaaagtgagtgagaaaaaattctacgtccatccacacgcacagacatttgctcagaatttgattctgagtcgatatgtatacgtaaaggtatatctgggaggcttatttaaaaagttcaatttttgagtgattttatagccttgcctcagtgaggtgaggaaggcaaaacaataaTCATGGCGTACGGTTGTTATTTGCCGAATTTGTCATTTGTCTGACCATGTGCAGAAGCACCTTAAAGATGCGCGCGGGATCCTTCTGCTGGAGGATTTTGTAAATATCCACATTATTGGCCTTCACCTTCGCTTGAACTCAATCCTCCGCTCCGTTCAAACATTTAGACTTGTAACCTTCGTAACCTCGTGGACACTTCCAATCCACGGCAGCGACCGTGCCGTGACCTTCCGCTTTTCCCCACGCTTCTCCCCGTTATCCGCCGTCGAACTGTCCGACTCAAAACCCTCACTTCCGTCCCCATTCTCACTGCCAATGCTGTACGAATCCGACGATCCGTCACGTCCTCCAGCTTCACCGGCACGGCTGTCGGTGAAAATTCCGCCAACTCTTCAACACCGCCCATACAATCCCCGCAAATCTTCGTCAACTTATCCCAGCTGTTGATCTCAACCCCTAAACAATCCCGCACCGTTTGCACCTCATCCGCCACGCTCCCGCCGCCGCCTGGAAACAACTCGACCAACGCCGCCCCGCCATCCGCCTTCAAGCAGAACCGGCACACGTCCTCGTCTTCCTTGTCCTCCAGCCCGTTCTCGACGTAACTGTTGTTGTGCAGGTCTCGCGTCCGGAAGGCGTGCTGCGCGTCGACGCGTTCGGCACAGCCGTCGCAAATCCGCACCGTCGGATCGACCTCCGGTAAAATCTGCAAAGGCAGAACGATTAGAAATGAAGCAAAAGATCGGAGGATTACTCACCCCAAGTCCGAGGCAGTCGATGGTCTTGTCGGCAATTCCTGGGTCGGAGCGCAGATCCACACTGGGCTTCTTGCACAGGTTGCTGGTGGATTGCGGGGAAGGTTGTTGCGAGGATCGGTTCcgcaagtgaaaaaaaaatacctcaagCTCGAGCGGTGCGGTGACAGTTTGTAAACGAAGAAAACAAACAAGTGACAGTTCTTAACTGTCATTATCCACACTGAACAAAATGTTGTGCCGAATATCGTGCAGGTGAATAATATTTACCTATATTTACGATATTTATGGAATATTTACGGAAGTAAATCCAATGCGCTACGGATCAACCTTGTGCCCAACACCGTGGGTAAAACTGGTACGCGAACATGTTGTTGCCGACGATGTCGATGTCGACGTTGTTGGCCAGGTTCCGTTTCCGGCGTCAGTTTGCGGGGAAGATGCGGCAGTAAATCTGCTTGATGTTTTCAACCGTTTGGGACTAACTAGCAGTTCTTAGCGAGTGTAGTGATGGTCCTCAAACTTATCACTAAGTGCAGGCTAAGTAGCTTAAGTGTCGAGCAGCTTTGGATGCGGAGTCGATCCTGGTTCTGGGGGTGGGGTGGGGTTATCACCACCATCACCAGCCCTAGAAAGCAGGTCTCATTGTGATTATTTATCTGCATGACGTCCGCGAGCCGGAAGCTGGCTGGCTCCTAACCTACAAAATCAAGATCATCAATATCAAATCAAAAGCTCAACAACTTTTAACAAAACTTACCTTTCAGATACTGCCGGACATGATTATCCGGAAATCATTTCCAATGCCTTTCCCGGGATGGCCTCCACCCGAGAAACCAGGCCTTTGCGTTGCTGTAGAAAAGAAGCAGATTTCGAGTTGGAGGAGGAAGTTTTGATGTGTTTTGACAATTATCAATCAAGTTTGCTTTATTACCTTTTTCGTAATACTGGCACAAAGGAAGTAACCAGACGCATTTGAAAATCCGATTATGGCGAGTTGGATCAACTGTGGTCTTAGCCTTACCccccaaaggaaaaaaaaaatccgattattCCCGTTTTTGTTCCGTCCGCACGGATCGTTTGCAGAAACACGTTGATGGCGAAGAAATTCTAATAGTTTGACAGCTCAATCTCAAGCGCACCTGGTGGCAACTTTGTGCAACAGTCTCAAAAAAGTTTACACATTGGATGGCTTTTTAAGCTAAAACCAGCGTAATGTGTAGAATCGACACATCGATTTCAAAACAACGCGGTGTACACATTCGATGTGTCATATCGACACATTTTGGGCGTAATTTTAATCTTCAGTGTACTCTTTCCCAGATGTATGTAtgattaccatgattttttgaatttgaaaacttaaacgaaaaaaacaacTTCATATCTAAGTCTTCAATTGCAGTtattacacacaaaaaaatattactgtaatgacaaaagtaacttactctTCAAATAAAAGGTGGTgaaaatttgctacattaaaagtttttttcttgttttgaaaatgaaaacttttactgctacagtttttgaagATCTCCTTACTAGCTGATTTAAAAGTCTCAACTTTTAATACAACTGgataatttctttcattttatcgttctcgtgtaaccgtgtacgcTAAGTTCCAAATGTAAACCAACATTTTGGAAGTGCCAGTGGTGAGTGAGTTGAAAGACGCGGATCAAATCCGGACGCGGCCACAGCTAGGAGTCGGACGTGGACACCTTTGAGAGCCAAAACAGCAGCAGCGAAAGGTGCCGGTGCGGGACGAGGTCGGGGGTTTGGGGAAGgttgttttttcgaaaaggacAAGACCACCTTCCAGCAGGACCTGCAGCTGTTTCACAACCAGAGTTGGTAAGAAGGAAGCATGGGTGTGTTGTGGGATTTGTGAttgcttttgtttgtttttttgtaggaCGCCGTTTATGCGGTTGCCGAAGACCGGAGGTCGGGATGTGATTTTGCACCGGCTGCATTCGGTTATGGTGGCCCGGGTGGTTGGTCCCGTGAGGATTGGGACAAGATCATCGAGGAGATAATGCTGCAAGCGTTGCATAAAAGCAGATTTATATCCGGTTTTTTGACAAGTACGAAAAAGTTAAGTTTCACGACGAGGAGAAGGACCCAACGGAAGAGGAGGACGACGAGAAGCGACATAATCGGAAGTGGTCAGCGTGGATGTTACACTCGGTGCCGACGGAAGTTAGAACGAGATCCGACGAGCTGATCAAGAACATCTTCCcggaatgagcatgagcatggttgactgccaatgagctgctactccgttattgacggatcagctgaagttaaacaatgaatcaaaaatgatcagtgggagccaaccatccgttcactgtttaacctctgaagatccctactttattagtcaataccggcgccctcccaagaagcctgcagttcaacgaaagggaggaatgttagtccgatagttgaagttgcagactcatcaagcacatagtttttcgctatatacttgttgataccgcttgagaccgttgaatccacagcatcttcttcaagcatcacgtgattaatattttttttggttagtagga
Encoded here:
- the LOC6052614 gene encoding uncharacterized protein LOC6052614; the encoded protein is MVVITPPHPQNQDRLRIQSCSTLKLLSLHLVIKLSLVCFLRLQTVTAPLELEVFFFHLRNRSSQQPSPQSTSNLCKKPSVDLRSDPGIADKTIDCLGLGILPEVDPTVRICDGCAERVDAQHAFRTRDLHNNSYVENGLEDKEDEDVCRFCLKADGGAALVELFPGGGGSVADEVQTVRDCLGVEINSWDKLTKICGDCMGGVEELAEFSPTAVPVKLEDVTDRRIRTALAVRMGTEVRVLSRTVRRRITGRSVGKSGRSRHGRCRGLEVSTRLRRLQV